A region of Eschrichtius robustus isolate mEscRob2 chromosome 19, mEscRob2.pri, whole genome shotgun sequence DNA encodes the following proteins:
- the LOC137752418 gene encoding F-box only protein 27-like: MKACLRGALAEMQVPAGEPETEEPLGLNHLPTELLEVVLSHVPPHVLLGRCRRVCRYRRALVDCQALWLNILARDHAALWPVLRTCLPPADNPRPCVLGRFCERRPIGRNLLQNPKGLGPGRWWCHKKKQVLDLEKEGFWRELLDSGKMEICVSDWWAGRQGTDNIYHLIIQLLDANQSILDHFSSVPMPIRQWRNNVSFEVNHVFSNFKKGVRFVSCEHWVQDVEFLSEHYGVCLS; the protein is encoded by the exons TGCCTGCGAGGAGCACTGGCTGAGATGCAGG TCCCCGCTGGGGAGCCCGAAACCGAGGAGCCGCTGGGCCTGAACCACCTGCCCACGGAGCTGCTCGAGGTGGTGCTGAGCCACGTGCCCCCTCACGTGCTGCTCGGGCGCTGCCGCCGGGTGTGCCGGTACCGGCGCGCCCTGGTGGACTGCCAGGCCCTTTGGTTGAACATCCTGGCCCGAGACCACGCCGCCCTGTGGCCCGTCCTCCGCACCTGCCTGCCCCCCGCCGACAACCCCAGGCCCTGCGTCCTGGGCCGCTTCTGCGAGCGCAGACCCATAGGACGCAATCTCCTCCAGAACCCCAAGGGCCTAG GGCCAGGGCGGTG gTGGTGTCACAAAAAGAAGCAAGTGTTGGACCTGGAGAAGGAGGGATTTTGGCGAGAACTCCTGGACAGTGGAAAGATGGAGATTTGTGTCTCTGACTG GTGGGCTGGCCGACAAGGCACTGACAATATATATCATCTAATTATCCAACTTCTAGATGCCAACCAGTCCATCCTGGATCATTTCTCTTCTGTGCCTATGCCCATTCGGCAGTGGAGAAACAATGTCTCCTTTGAG GTCAACCATGTGTTCTCCAACTTCAAGAAGGGTGTCCGCTTTGTGTCTTGTGAACACTGGGTCCAGGACGTGGAGTTCTTGTCTGAACATTATGGAGTCTGTCTGTCCTAG